From Cyanobacteriota bacterium, the proteins below share one genomic window:
- the dnaK gene encoding molecular chaperone DnaK, with translation MGKVVGIDLGTTNSVVAVMEGGKPVVIANAEGMRTTPSVVGFSKEGERLVGQMARRQMVLNPQNTFYDIKRFIGRRYSELTTESKRVPYTIRRDEAGNIKVKCPRLEREFAPEEISAMILRKLADDASRYLGQPITGAVITVPAYFDDSQRQATRDAGRIAGLDVLRILNEPTAASLAYGLEKRQNQTILVFDLGGGTFDVSILDISDGVFEVKATSGDTQLGGSDFDRKIVDWLAEQFLAAEDIDLRRDRQSLQRLTEAAEKAKIELSGVTVTDINLPFITATEDGPKHLETRLTRSQFEGLCSDLVSRLKAPVKRALADAGMTASDIDEVVLVGGSTRMPMVQELVYSLIGKEPNQNVNPDEVVAVGAAIQAGSLAGDVKDILLLDVTPLSLGIETIGGVMKTLIPRNTTIPVRRSDIFSTSENNQTVVEINILQGERQMASDNKSLGKFKLTGIPPAPRGVPQILVSLDIDANGILQVSALDKTTGREQSLVIQGASTLSEAEINRMLQDAEEYAELDRARRERVTKRTNAEALTFKAERELRDVALDYGMYFARDERRRIESLIQELRQYLEKNDDRGIDSTQADLQDALLELSRLAAQRQKEEAEADNLFNTIKRTFMGGDDEDDYYYDASPRRSPYEGYDRMYQPNRYTQPERRDQGEWADSRTRYERSLYDRPNPSTYDSRDRYDRSPDRFSADSNDNRNRYNFSSSSSYDSRDRTDRPSVERPNSGGYNDRNRSTRSSADRPSASNSYNQRQRDDYPGDRNTNRRRSKFQPDNWDDDDEWL, from the coding sequence ATGGGCAAGGTAGTTGGCATTGATTTAGGCACCACAAACTCTGTTGTTGCCGTTATGGAAGGCGGTAAACCCGTTGTGATTGCCAATGCTGAGGGGATGCGCACAACTCCATCGGTAGTGGGTTTTAGCAAGGAGGGTGAGCGCTTAGTTGGGCAAATGGCCCGGCGACAGATGGTGCTAAATCCGCAAAACACGTTTTACGACATCAAGCGCTTCATTGGTCGGCGCTACAGTGAACTAACGACTGAATCAAAGCGGGTTCCTTACACTATTCGTCGGGACGAAGCTGGCAATATCAAAGTTAAGTGTCCTCGACTAGAGCGAGAGTTTGCTCCAGAGGAAATTTCAGCTATGATTCTCCGCAAGTTAGCGGATGACGCTAGTCGTTATCTGGGGCAACCAATCACTGGCGCAGTCATTACAGTGCCTGCCTATTTTGATGATTCACAGCGGCAAGCAACCCGTGATGCAGGTCGCATTGCTGGGTTAGATGTGCTGCGCATTTTGAACGAGCCGACGGCTGCTTCTTTGGCCTATGGCCTGGAAAAGCGCCAGAACCAAACGATTTTGGTGTTTGATCTAGGTGGAGGTACCTTTGATGTCTCTATCCTGGATATTAGTGATGGTGTGTTTGAGGTCAAGGCAACTAGTGGGGATACGCAGCTAGGAGGTAGCGATTTCGATCGCAAGATTGTGGATTGGCTAGCAGAGCAGTTTTTGGCGGCAGAGGATATCGATTTGCGTCGCGATCGCCAATCTCTTCAACGGCTGACAGAAGCGGCTGAAAAAGCCAAAATTGAACTCTCTGGCGTGACCGTCACCGACATCAACTTACCGTTTATCACCGCGACTGAGGATGGCCCTAAGCATTTAGAAACTCGGTTGACACGCTCTCAGTTTGAAGGTCTCTGTAGCGATTTGGTCAGTCGTCTTAAGGCTCCTGTTAAGCGGGCACTAGCTGATGCTGGCATGACTGCCAGTGACATTGATGAGGTGGTTCTCGTAGGCGGTTCCACACGAATGCCCATGGTGCAGGAATTGGTCTATAGCTTGATCGGTAAGGAACCTAACCAAAATGTGAATCCTGATGAAGTAGTGGCGGTGGGTGCAGCTATCCAAGCTGGGAGTCTGGCTGGCGATGTGAAAGATATTCTATTGCTGGATGTAACTCCCTTGTCCTTGGGGATTGAAACGATCGGTGGCGTGATGAAAACACTAATTCCTCGTAACACCACGATCCCAGTCCGACGATCGGACATTTTCTCCACTAGCGAAAATAACCAAACCGTTGTGGAAATTAACATTCTGCAAGGGGAACGCCAGATGGCCAGCGACAACAAATCTCTAGGCAAGTTCAAGCTTACAGGCATTCCGCCTGCTCCCCGTGGTGTGCCGCAAATCTTAGTATCTCTGGATATTGATGCTAACGGGATCCTACAGGTCTCTGCTCTAGACAAAACGACAGGGCGTGAACAAAGCCTAGTTATTCAGGGTGCCTCTACCTTGAGTGAAGCTGAAATTAACCGCATGTTGCAAGATGCTGAGGAGTATGCAGAGTTAGACCGAGCGCGTCGAGAGCGCGTTACCAAGCGTACCAATGCTGAAGCTCTTACCTTTAAGGCTGAGCGGGAACTGCGGGATGTAGCTCTCGACTATGGCATGTATTTTGCTCGGGATGAACGCCGCCGCATCGAAAGTCTGATACAAGAACTGCGGCAATACCTAGAGAAAAACGACGATCGAGGCATTGATAGCACCCAGGCAGATTTGCAGGATGCTCTTTTGGAGCTGAGTCGTTTGGCTGCACAGCGGCAGAAAGAAGAAGCGGAAGCGGACAACCTATTCAACACCATCAAGCGCACGTTCATGGGTGGCGATGATGAAGACGACTACTACTACGATGCCTCACCCCGACGATCGCCCTACGAAGGCTACGATCGTATGTATCAACCCAACCGCTATACCCAACCAGAGCGCCGTGATCAAGGCGAATGGGCTGACAGCCGCACGCGCTACGAGCGATCTCTATACGATCGTCCTAATCCCAGCACTTACGATAGCCGCGATCGCTATGACCGCAGTCCTGATCGCTTCAGTGCAGATAGTAATGACAACCGCAACCGCTACAATTTCTCTAGTTCCAGTAGCTACGACAGCCGCGATCGCACTGACCGTCCTAGCGTTGAGCGCCCTAATTCTGGTGGCTACAACGACCGCAATCGTTCTACCCGTTCCAGTGCTGATCGGCCTAGCGCGAGCAATAGCTACAACCAACGTCAGCGGGATGACTATCCAGGTGACCGCAACACTAATCGCAGACGCAGCAAGTTCCAGCCTGATAACTGGGATGATGATGACGAGTGGCTTTGA
- the gmhA gene encoding D-sedoheptulose 7-phosphate isomerase gives MEYWVESTIAQLTAAFTDSYNQAIDQVIELLIERFRLGKTLLLCGNGGSAADAQHIAAELVGRFLANRQGLPAIALATNMATLTAWSNDHEFATVFSRQVESLGKPGDMLWGISTSGRSQNVILALQTAQRMGITTIGMAGNNGGLLHDYVDYPLFVPQTHTPRVQEIHVITYHRICEQVEARLFVEGKF, from the coding sequence TTGGAATACTGGGTTGAGAGCACGATCGCACAGCTAACGGCAGCATTTACTGACAGCTACAATCAAGCGATCGATCAAGTTATTGAGCTACTGATTGAGCGGTTTCGTCTAGGTAAAACGTTGCTGCTGTGTGGTAATGGGGGATCAGCAGCCGATGCTCAGCATATTGCCGCGGAGCTAGTGGGGCGCTTTTTAGCCAACCGACAGGGGTTACCAGCCATAGCCCTAGCTACCAACATGGCAACATTAACGGCATGGTCAAACGACCACGAGTTTGCAACTGTGTTTTCTCGGCAAGTTGAATCCCTAGGTAAGCCTGGAGATATGCTTTGGGGAATCTCGACCTCTGGGCGCTCTCAGAACGTGATTTTGGCGTTGCAAACTGCTCAGCGTATGGGGATTACCACGATCGGCATGGCAGGTAACAATGGTGGCTTGCTTCATGACTACGTAGACTATCCCCTGTTTGTGCCTCAAACCCACACACCTCGCGTGCAAGAGATTCACGTGATCACCTACCACCGGATTTGTGAGCAGGTAGAGGCACGCCTGTTTGTGGAGGGCAAGTTCTGA